The following proteins come from a genomic window of Panicum hallii strain FIL2 chromosome 8, PHallii_v3.1, whole genome shotgun sequence:
- the LOC112902962 gene encoding putative disease resistance protein RGA3, which produces MAAILESLVGSCAKKLQDVISEEAILILGVKEELTELQRRMEQIRHFLNDAEQRSTKESAVNNWLNQLRDAMYDADDVIDLARSKGSKLLPDHSLSLSSKSSTCTGLSLSSCFSNIQTRHEVAAKIRSLNKRIDNISKDEVFSSLASRQSTEKVSAPKHIRSSHLVEPNLVGKEVIHACRKLVDLLLEHKDNRSYKIAIVGTGGVGKTTLAQIIYNDQKINRCFDKQAWVCVSKDYSEVTILKEILRKFEVQYMQDESIDELQSRLKLAIQEKSFFLVLDDAWQSDIWENLLSTPLHAAATGIILLTSRLDTVAVEIGVDHTHRVDLMSVDVGWKLLWKSMGINQEIEVQNLRDLGIDIVRRCGCLPLAIKVVARLLARKEQTENEWNKFSRKDAWSMSKLEIPSALYISYEELPLCLKPCFLYCAMFPEDAVIDRDDITRMWVAEGFIDEQDGQLLEDTAEEYYYELIYRNLLQPNYLSADLRRCRVHDLLRQLACHLSREECFVGDPESIRGNVMSKFRRISAVTKKDILVLPSMDKDQYKVRTWITSSEKSLRVDNTIFRRLPYIRVLDLTGSVIQSIPNCVGRLIHLRLLGLDGTDISCLPESIRCLINLQILNLQRCDALHSLPLGITRLCNLRRLGLAGTPINQVPKGIAKLKLLNDLDGFAVGGGSDNSARAQDGWSLEELGPLFELRKLDLNKLERASPCSTDSLLLDKKFLKQLNLSCTARTDEPYSEMDIINIERTFEKLIPPQSIEDIGILNFFGRRFPTWLGTATHFPSLMCLILVYCKSCVHLPPIGQLPNLKYLRIEGATAVTKIGPEFVGYGVGNPGSAEAVAFPKLETLYIKDMPNWEEWTFVVEEEEEAAAAAAGKDGAAANQKGEAPPPRMQLLPRLKKLFLVCCPNLRALPRQLGQQATSLKELQLRYVDSIKVVENLPFLSETLLIARCRGLERVSNIPQVRELRAQLSPNLRYVERLDSLHQLFLDEDMQDVSSRWLPGLQEKHQQLHGEDMDVYTW; this is translated from the coding sequence ATGGCAGCCATACTAGAATCTTTAGTTGGATCGTGTGCTAAGAAGTTGCAAGATGTTATTTCAGAGGAAGCCATACTAATTTTAGGGGTAAAAGAAGAGCTCACAGAACTGCAGAGAAGAATGGAGCAAATACGACACTTTCTTAATGATGCAGAGCAAAGGAGCACAAAAGAATCAGCTGTTAATAATTGGCTCAATCAGCTAAGAGATGCCATGTATGACGCCGATGATGTTATTGACTTGGCTAGATCTAAAGGAAGCAAACTATTGCCGGATCATTCTTTGTCATTATCAAGCAAATCAAGTACATGCACCGGCCTTTCCCTTTCCTCTTGCTTTTCTAATATCCAGACACGTCATGAGGTTGCTGCTAAGATTCGAAGCCTGAACAAAAGAATAGACAATATTTCAAAGGATGAAGTATTTTCATCACTGGCAAGTAGACAATCTACTGAAAAAGTTTCAGCACCGAAACACATAAGAAGTTCCCACCTTGTTGAACCCAACCTTGTGGGTAAGGAGGTCATACATGCTTGCAGAAAACTAGTAGATTTGCTACTTGAACATAAGGACAACAGGTCTTACAAGATTGCCATTGTTGGTACAGGAGGAGTTGGTAAGACAACACTAGCACAGATAATTTACAATGACCAGAAAATAAACAGGTGCTTTGACAAACAAGCATGGGTTTGTGTCTCCAAAGATTACTCCGAGGTTACTATTCTGAAGGAGATTCTTCGAAAATTTGAAGTACAGTACATGCAGGATGAATCAATTGATGAGCTCCAAAGCAGGCTAAAATTAGCCATCCAAGAGAAGAGCTTCTTTCTTGTGTTGGATGATGCGTGGCAGTCTGACATATGGGAAAATTTACTGAGCACCCCATTGCATGCTGCAGCCACGGGGATAATTCTGTTGACATCACGACTTGACACTGTTGCTGTAGAAATTGGAGTGGACCATACACACCGAGTTGACTTAATGTCGGTGGACGTAGGATGGAAGTTGCTTTGGAAGAGCATGGGAATCAACCAAGAAATAGAAGTGCAAAATCTGCGAGACTTAGGAATAGATATTGTTCGCAGATGTGGTTGTCTTCCTCTTGCAATTAAGGTTGTTGCAAGGCTTTTAGCCAGGAAAGAACAAACTGAGAATGAATGGAACAAGTTTTCAAGAAAAGATGCTTGGTCCATGAGCAAACTTGAAATACCAAGTGCTTTATATATAAGCTATGAAGAGCTACCACTCTGTTTGAAGCCGTGTTTTCTCTATTGTGCCATGTTTCCTGAAGATGCAGTTATTGATCGTGATGATATTACCAGGATGTGGGTGGCTGAAGGCTTCATTGATGAGCAAGATGGCCAACTATTGGAAGATACAGCTGAAGAATACTATTATGAGTTGATATATCGGAATCTCCTCCAACCAAATTATTTATCGGCTGATCTTAGACGATGCAGAGTGCATGACCTATTAAGGCAGCTTGCTTGTCATTTATCTAGAGAAGAATGTTTTGTTGGTGACCCAGAATCAATAAGAGGTAATGTCATGAGTAAATTTAGACGTATTTCAGCAGTCACTAAGAAGGATATATTGGTGTTACCTAGCATGGATAAGGATCAATATAAAGTTAGAACATGGATAACTTCTTCTGAAAAGTCACTGAGAGTTGATAACACAATATTTAGAAGACTTCCATATATTCGAGTTTTGGATCTAACTGGGTCAGTTATACAAAGTATTCCAAATTGTGTTGGAAGATTGATCCATCTACGGTTACTTGGTCTTGATGGAACGGACATATCTTGTCTTCCTGAGTCCATTCGTTGTCTCATAAACCTTCAGATATTGAACTTGCAGCGGTGCGATGCTTTGCATAGTCTCCCATTAGGTATAACTCGGTTATGTAACTTGAGACGCCTTGGTCTTGCTGGAACACCAATAAACCAGGTTCCAAAAGGGATTGCTAAATTGAAGCTCCTGAATGATCTTGATGGATTTGCGGTTGGTGGTGGCAGTGATAATAGTGCTAGAGCACAAGATGGATGGAGCCTAGAAGAGCTGGGTCCTCTTTTTGAGCTGAGGAAGCTTGATTTGAATAAATTGGAGAGAGCATCTCCTTGTAGCACAGATTCATTGTTACTAGACAAAAAGTTTCTCAAACAACTCAATTTAAGTTGTACTGCACGTACAGATGAACCATATAGTGAAATGGATATAATCAATATAGAGAGGACGTTTGAGAAGCTAATCCCTCCACAGAGCATTGAAGATATAGGTATTCTAAATTTTTTTGGTCGGAGGTTTCCCACCTGGCTTGGTACTGCTACACATTTTCCATCATTGATGTGTTTGATACTTGTGTATTGCAAATCATGTGTGCATCTTCCTCCAATCGGGCAGCTCCCCAACCTGAAATATCTGAGAATCGAGGGAGCCACTGCAGTCaccaagattggacccgaattTGTTGGCTACGGGGTGGGTAATCCCGGATCTGCAGAGGCAGTTGCTTTCCCCAAGCTTGAAACGTTGTACATCAAGGATATGCCCAACTGGGAGGAGTGGACCTTTGTtgttgaagaagaagaagaagcggcggcagcagcagcaggtaaGGATGGTGCTGCTGCAAACCAAAAGGGGGAAGCCCCACCTCCAAGGATGCAGCTGCTGCCACGTTTGAAGAAGTTGTTTCTTGTCTGCTGCCCCAATCTGAGAGCTCTCCCACGGCAGCTTGGACAGCAGGCCACCAGCTTGAAGGAGCTCCAGTTAAGATATGTGGATAGCATTAAGGTGGTGGAGAACCTCCCGTTCCTCTCTGAGACGCTTTTAATTGCTAGATGTAGAGGCCTAGAGAGGGTCTCAAATATTCCCCAGGTGAGAGAGCTGCGTGCACAGCTGTCTCCAAACTTGAGGTATGTAGAGAGGTTGGACAGCTTGCACCAGCTGTTTCTGGATGAGGACATGCAAGATGTCTCCTCACGGTGGCTGCCTGGACTCCAAGAGAAGCACCAGCAGCTGCACGGGGAAGACATGGATGTCTACACCTGGTGA